A single uncultured Acetobacterium sp. DNA region contains:
- a CDS encoding ABC transporter permease, translated as MPLILIKNNMKLMFRSKAFLLMMVVMPIIVIALLSSAFKDMMASAREIDPFTVGYRITADSTYQTYLPELKKASAENDVTLIEYPEGEIEKLIKNGTITAFVDIQDDDYILYQSSEKKAEALITESIFDSFFYQVDANTALAKAQMAQGIIDIKLLEPDRKMTTREVLEVDPMPTSTDYYGIIYIVFWSFCGMMPLAAVISSERKNAIPQRMRVSQMTKTQFYLAKFVPCFLVTFIEMGLAWTISALLFNVHWGQLPASVGIILLSTMAAAAIGVFLYQLFSKVVVSVVVGFSLTWVLGFFGGSFDPYFYEDFPIMLMKASPIYYVNRTLVEFSTKGFSDYTGTCLIYLIGLILVFGILGSMLMNRKVEE; from the coding sequence ATGCCACTGATATTGATCAAAAATAACATGAAACTGATGTTTCGGAGTAAGGCCTTTTTACTAATGATGGTCGTTATGCCGATCATTGTTATTGCCCTGCTGTCCAGTGCTTTTAAGGACATGATGGCGTCGGCTCGGGAAATCGATCCGTTTACGGTGGGCTACCGGATCACGGCAGACAGCACCTATCAAACGTATTTACCGGAACTGAAAAAAGCAAGTGCCGAGAACGATGTAACGCTCATCGAATATCCGGAAGGTGAGATTGAAAAGCTGATTAAAAATGGAACCATCACTGCCTTTGTGGACATCCAGGATGATGATTATATCCTGTATCAGTCAAGCGAAAAAAAGGCTGAGGCATTGATCACAGAGAGCATTTTTGACAGCTTCTTTTATCAGGTAGACGCCAATACCGCCCTGGCTAAAGCCCAGATGGCACAGGGAATAATTGATATAAAACTACTGGAACCGGATCGTAAAATGACAACCCGGGAAGTGCTGGAAGTGGATCCAATGCCCACATCCACCGATTATTATGGCATTATCTATATTGTCTTCTGGAGCTTTTGCGGGATGATGCCATTGGCGGCGGTTATCTCCAGTGAGCGTAAAAATGCCATTCCCCAGCGAATGCGGGTGTCGCAGATGACCAAGACGCAGTTTTATCTGGCTAAATTCGTGCCCTGTTTTCTGGTAACCTTTATTGAAATGGGGTTGGCCTGGACAATATCGGCGCTACTCTTTAACGTGCACTGGGGACAGCTTCCGGCTTCAGTCGGAATCATCCTACTTTCCACCATGGCAGCGGCGGCAATTGGCGTTTTTCTTTATCAGCTCTTTAGTAAAGTGGTTGTCAGCGTGGTCGTAGGGTTTTCATTGACCTGGGTATTGGGATTTTTCGGTGGTTCCTTTGATCCGTACTTCTATGAAGATTTCCCGATCATGCTGATGAAAGCATCACCCATTTATTATGTTAATCGGACATTGGTGGAGTTTTCCACCAAAGGATTCAGTGATTACACCGGAACCTGTCTGATTTATCTGATTGGCCTGATTTTGGTATTTGGAATATTAGGCAGCATGCTGATGAACCGGAAAGTGGAGGAATAA